The Acidimicrobiales bacterium genome includes a window with the following:
- the ugpC gene encoding sn-glycerol-3-phosphate ABC transporter ATP-binding protein UgpC, giving the protein MSEIRLEAVSKVYPNGTPAVSDLTLEVPQGELMVLVGPSGCGKTTVLRMVAGLETITSGVVRIGDRAVNELPPRDRDLAMVFQNYALYPHMTVADNIGFSLRLRKLPRDQVRARVEDAARVLGLTELLARKPAQLSGGQRQRVAMGRAIVREPAAFLMDEPLSNLDAKLRVQMRAEVSRVQRRLGVATLYVTHDQTEAMTLGDRVAVLRSGRLQQCDAPQTVYDRPANIFVAAFIGSPAMNLYEAVLDPDGGSVRIGPQVLALPGSLAHHPALSARAGREVVVGIRPEHLSDAPPGPAPHPGHSLEGQVELVESLGSEKLVHFRVEGARLHTAGTAATTDDGEDPGLLAQGEIGGAAFTAATARVDVTSPVRPGERAVLTVDTERLLLFDPASGDAIGATTGAGS; this is encoded by the coding sequence GTGAGCGAGATCCGCCTCGAGGCGGTGAGCAAGGTCTACCCCAACGGCACGCCGGCGGTTTCCGACCTCACCCTCGAGGTCCCCCAGGGAGAGCTCATGGTCCTGGTGGGACCGTCGGGATGCGGGAAGACCACTGTCCTGCGCATGGTGGCCGGGCTGGAGACGATCACCTCCGGGGTGGTGCGCATCGGGGACCGCGCCGTCAACGAGCTTCCGCCCCGCGACCGTGACCTGGCGATGGTCTTCCAGAACTACGCCCTGTACCCGCACATGACCGTGGCCGACAACATCGGCTTCTCCCTCCGGCTCCGGAAGCTGCCCCGGGACCAGGTCCGGGCCCGGGTGGAGGACGCGGCGCGCGTGCTCGGCCTGACCGAGCTGTTGGCGCGCAAGCCCGCCCAGCTCTCCGGCGGCCAGCGCCAGCGGGTGGCCATGGGCCGGGCCATCGTGCGCGAACCGGCCGCCTTCCTCATGGACGAGCCGCTCTCGAACCTCGACGCCAAGCTGCGCGTCCAGATGCGCGCCGAGGTGTCCCGGGTCCAGCGGCGCCTCGGCGTCGCCACCCTCTACGTCACCCACGACCAGACCGAGGCGATGACCCTGGGGGACCGGGTGGCGGTGCTGCGCAGCGGACGCCTCCAGCAGTGCGACGCCCCCCAGACGGTGTACGACCGCCCCGCCAACATCTTCGTGGCCGCCTTCATCGGCTCCCCGGCCATGAACCTCTACGAGGCCGTCCTCGACCCGGACGGGGGGTCGGTGCGGATCGGACCGCAGGTCCTGGCCCTGCCCGGCTCCCTCGCTCACCATCCCGCCCTGTCGGCTCGAGCCGGCCGGGAGGTGGTGGTCGGGATCCGCCCCGAGCACCTCTCCGACGCCCCGCCCGGGCCGGCGCCCCACCCCGGCCACAGCCTCGAGGGCCAGGTCGAGCTGGTGGAGTCGCTCGGCTCCGAGAAGCTGGTCCACTTCCGCGTCGAGGGTGCCCGGCTGCACACGGCGGGCACCGCGGCGACCACCGACGACGGGGAGGACCCCGGCCTCCTGGCCCAGGGGGAGATCGGGGGGGCGGCCTTCACCGCCGCCACCGCCCGGGTCGACGTGACCAGCCCCGTCCGCCCGGGCGAGCGGGCGGTGCTGACCGTCGACACCGAGCGCCTGCTCCTGTTCGACCCGGCGTCCGGTGACGCCATCGGCGCTACGACCGGGGCGGGATCCTGA
- a CDS encoding pyrimidine reductase family protein: MDLLEAYASPDPGSGRPFVRCNMISSIDGAIAVDGRSGRLGGPPDRQVFAALRSLADVILVGAGTVRAEGYGPARIPPALRAAREARGQPAVPPIAVVTRSANLDWSAPFFTEAEARPLLVTSAEGARRAQHRVPDVVDFLVAGDERVELPGAVAALHGQGRRHVLCEGGPALNAELAHEGLLDELCLTMAPRLVGGTGPRVLAGDELRPPVGLEVVQLLEQDGFLFYRLRIPPRS; this comes from the coding sequence GTGGACCTGCTCGAGGCCTATGCGTCCCCGGATCCCGGGTCGGGCCGCCCGTTCGTCCGCTGCAACATGATCTCGAGCATCGACGGCGCCATAGCCGTCGACGGGCGCTCGGGAAGGCTGGGCGGGCCACCCGACCGCCAGGTCTTCGCCGCCCTGCGGTCCCTGGCCGACGTGATCCTGGTCGGGGCCGGAACGGTGCGGGCCGAGGGCTACGGGCCGGCCCGGATCCCCCCTGCCCTGCGCGCCGCCCGCGAAGCCCGCGGCCAACCCGCCGTGCCGCCGATCGCCGTCGTGACCCGCTCCGCCAACCTCGACTGGTCGGCGCCCTTCTTCACCGAGGCGGAGGCCCGTCCCCTGCTCGTCACGTCCGCCGAGGGGGCCCGCCGGGCGCAGCACCGGGTGCCCGACGTCGTCGACTTCCTCGTCGCCGGGGACGAGCGGGTCGAGCTGCCCGGCGCCGTAGCCGCCCTGCACGGCCAGGGCCGGCGCCACGTGCTCTGCGAGGGAGGCCCGGCCCTCAACGCCGAGCTGGCCCACGAGGGCCTGCTCGACGAGCTCTGCCTCACCATGGCGCCCCGCCTGGTCGGCGGCACGGGGCCACGCGTGCTGGCCGGGGACGAGCTGCGCCCGCCCGTCGGGCTGGAGGTGGTCCAGCTGCTCGAGCAGGACGGCTTCCTCTTCTACCGGCTCAGGATCCCGCCCCGGTCGTAG
- a CDS encoding carbohydrate ABC transporter permease has protein sequence MRRAAFYLAVAVAVLVALFPFYWILRTSLETNAGVAAGVNGILPSHVTFSNYVDDFTQQHFLRPLVNSAVVALATTVVSVVFGSMAGYALARLRMRGSGAMLAFILLVGFFPVLAMVGPLFLLYRKLGFLDNIWPLVVTYLVYTLPIAIWLLRGFFSQLPAELEEAAQVDGATRLQALWRIVVPVAAPGVFTAAILSFILAWNDFAFAVSFLENPSHFTAPVAIVDFGQSQFQVFYNRIDAAVVIITIPIAALVLVAQRRIVSGLTAGAYR, from the coding sequence ATGAGGCGGGCCGCCTTCTATCTGGCCGTGGCCGTGGCCGTCCTCGTGGCCCTGTTCCCCTTCTACTGGATCCTGCGCACGTCGCTGGAGACCAACGCCGGAGTGGCGGCCGGGGTCAACGGGATCCTGCCGTCGCACGTGACCTTCTCCAACTACGTCGACGACTTCACCCAGCAGCACTTCCTCCGCCCGCTGGTGAACAGCGCCGTGGTGGCGCTGGCCACCACGGTGGTCTCGGTCGTGTTCGGGTCGATGGCCGGCTACGCCCTGGCCCGCCTGCGGATGCGGGGCTCGGGGGCCATGCTCGCGTTCATCCTGCTGGTCGGCTTCTTCCCGGTGCTGGCCATGGTCGGGCCGCTGTTCCTGCTGTACCGGAAGCTGGGGTTCCTCGACAACATCTGGCCCCTGGTCGTCACCTACCTCGTGTACACGCTGCCCATCGCCATCTGGCTCCTCCGGGGGTTCTTCTCCCAGCTGCCTGCCGAGCTGGAGGAGGCGGCCCAGGTCGACGGGGCCACCCGCCTCCAGGCGCTGTGGCGCATCGTCGTGCCGGTGGCCGCCCCGGGAGTGTTCACCGCCGCCATCCTGTCGTTCATCCTGGCGTGGAACGACTTCGCCTTTGCGGTGTCGTTCCTCGAGAACCCCTCCCACTTCACCGCGCCAGTGGCCATCGTCGACTTCGGCCAGAGCCAGTTCCAGGTCTTCTACAACCGGATCGACGCCGCCGTGGTGATCATCACCATCCCGATCGCCGCGCTGGTGCTGGTGGCCCAGCGGCGCATCGTGAGCGGGCTCACCGCCGGGGCCTACCGGTGA
- a CDS encoding extracellular solute-binding protein, whose translation TAANRQALQWLHDAVYTNHIAPQAVTGWQEGQVQQEFTSGNAAFAINYPFVNSVAAQGGPAKGHVGYIPFPAGPGGTPGSALGGEMLAINARTTHVAAAWKLIQYLTTDAAQITRAEATGDPPASPTAYTADLYAKAPYFQAVKDLNTHAQPRPVSAGYLQISSDLQDMLSSVFSNQTQPAAALSRTAATVKPLAG comes from the coding sequence ACACCGCCGCCAACCGTCAGGCCCTGCAGTGGCTGCACGACGCCGTGTACACCAACCACATCGCGCCCCAGGCGGTCACCGGCTGGCAGGAGGGCCAGGTCCAGCAGGAGTTCACGTCGGGCAACGCCGCCTTCGCCATCAACTACCCGTTCGTCAACTCGGTGGCCGCCCAGGGCGGCCCGGCCAAGGGCCACGTCGGCTACATCCCCTTCCCGGCCGGGCCGGGGGGGACCCCCGGATCGGCCCTCGGTGGCGAGATGCTGGCGATCAACGCCCGCACCACCCACGTGGCGGCGGCATGGAAGCTGATCCAGTACCTCACGACCGACGCCGCCCAGATCACGCGGGCCGAGGCCACGGGTGACCCGCCCGCGTCACCAACCGCCTACACCGCCGACCTGTACGCCAAGGCGCCGTACTTCCAGGCGGTCAAGGACCTCAACACCCACGCCCAGCCCCGGCCGGTCAGCGCCGGCTACCTGCAGATCTCCTCGGACCTGCAGGACATGCTCTCGTCGGTGTTCTCCAACCAGACCCAGCCGGCCGCCGCCCTCTCCCGGACGGCGGCGACCGTGAAGCCACTGGCCGGCTAG
- a CDS encoding sugar ABC transporter permease: protein MRAGDRRLGYALVAPALLALLAVTAYPLLYNLWNSFHHVNLSQAGASGQWAGASNYRQLLHAGFAGALERTAAFTAVSVLVETVLGLGLALMLHRAFRGRGLLRVAVLVPWAVPTVVSATLWKTMFDPRTGFVDYLLGLAHLPGSSTTWLAGEWTSWAAVLVADAWKNVPFIAIILLAGLQVIPTDVYEAARIDGASAWQAFRRMTLPLLRPALMVALIFRTLSAFLVFDVVYIMTGGGPGTSTETLSYLDWHTFLVDTDFGYGGAVAVALVAMSLVIAGGYVRLMRPNT, encoded by the coding sequence GTGCGGGCCGGGGACCGGCGCCTGGGCTACGCCCTCGTGGCGCCGGCGCTGCTGGCGCTGCTGGCGGTCACCGCCTACCCCCTGCTGTACAACCTGTGGAACTCCTTCCACCACGTCAACCTCAGCCAGGCGGGGGCGTCGGGGCAGTGGGCCGGGGCGTCGAACTACCGCCAGCTGCTCCACGCCGGCTTTGCCGGGGCGCTGGAGCGCACGGCCGCCTTCACCGCCGTGTCGGTGCTGGTCGAGACGGTCCTCGGCCTGGGCCTGGCCCTGATGCTGCACCGCGCCTTCCGGGGCCGGGGCCTCCTGCGGGTGGCGGTGCTGGTGCCCTGGGCCGTGCCCACCGTGGTGTCGGCCACGCTGTGGAAGACCATGTTCGACCCCCGGACGGGCTTCGTGGACTACCTGCTGGGGCTGGCCCACCTGCCGGGGTCGTCCACCACCTGGCTGGCCGGGGAATGGACGTCGTGGGCGGCCGTCCTGGTGGCCGACGCGTGGAAGAACGTCCCGTTCATCGCCATCATCCTGCTGGCGGGGCTGCAGGTCATCCCCACCGACGTCTACGAGGCGGCCCGGATCGACGGGGCCAGCGCCTGGCAGGCCTTCCGGCGCATGACCCTGCCCCTGCTCCGGCCGGCGCTGATGGTGGCCCTCATCTTCCGCACCCTGTCGGCGTTCCTCGTCTTCGACGTGGTGTACATCATGACGGGCGGGGGACCGGGCACCTCGACCGAGACGCTGTCCTATCTCGACTGGCACACCTTCCTCGTCGACACCGACTTCGGGTACGGCGGAGCGGTGGCCGTCGCCCTCGTCGCGATGTCCCTGGTGATCGCGGGCGGATACGTCCGCCTGATGCGGCCGAACACGTGA